The Mercenaria mercenaria strain notata chromosome 10, MADL_Memer_1, whole genome shotgun sequence genome contains a region encoding:
- the LOC123559922 gene encoding equilibrative nucleobase transporter 1-like: MELYRKYPVVCTVWAFMEVVLFGGVIFGWGSLVFILKEEGFYSDYCTENDIGNNSDYLSPNQFPYLTLSNNSLDEKSYDVIIADDKNSTATFRRTTENRTTLHGGCPAQESKLNLWFSIAVSSMYLSLAGVGYLIRHIGTRNTRVIFFFIYLIGTLCLAFTSPEIPWLLLPGLSCIGIAGLTVLATNLQVSNLHPHLRSTIVAIFTGLFDFSSINKQIIRIAYESGIARRTSYIFISVLFAVIVATSTLFFLPKMNISEDYMKEQKRRRNSCKQEKKLVRNNDDSSPQPAEKIDEELLKVHEKELGVMNGSVDLAAADGSSKPSLLSVVFSVTYMLHLYWLFVHALRFVTFIGQINVWLENIFDGNEAKVGEMLAIFSYMTMGAIGSALLCGFVYDYQRKRYVRMSLNQYCHIS, translated from the exons ATGGAGTTATACCGGAAGTATCCTGTGGTTTGCACAGTATGGGCCTTTATGGAAGTTGTACTGTTTGGCGGTGTGATATTTGGATGGGGATCTCTAGTATTTATTCTCAAAGAGGAAGGATTTTATTCAGACTATTGCACGGAGAATGACATTGGCAACAACTCTGATTACTTATCACCCAATCAGTTTCCTTATTTGACATTGTCTAACAATTCATTGGATGAAAAATCTTATGACGTCATTATCGCTGATGACAAAAACAGCACGGCGACGTTCCGGAGAACCACGGAGAACAGAACGACACTGCATGGAGGGTGTCCGGCACAGGAATCTAAGCTGAATCTCTGGTTTTCCATAGCAGTCAGCTCCATGTACTTGTCTTTGGCAGGCGTTGGTTACTTGATAAGACACATTGGCACGAGAAACACAAGAGTAATATTTTT CTTTATTTACTTGATTGGAACACTATGTTTGGCGTTCACAAGTCCAG AAATACCATGGCTACTTCTACCCGGCTTATCCTGTATTGGAATCGCTGGACTGACCGTTCTCGCCACAAATCTACAG GTATCGAATCTTCATCCTCACCTGCGATCAACGATTGTTGCTATATTCACTGGGTTGTTTGACTTTTCCTCTATCAACAAACAGATTATAAGG ATTGCTTACGAAAGTGGTATCGCGAGACGGACGTCATATATTTTTATCTCTGTATTGTTTGCGGTTATTGTCGCGACGAGCACGTTGTTTTTTCTACCCAAGATGAATATCAGTGAGGACTACATGAAGGAGCAGAAAAGAAGACGAAACAGCTGCAAGCAAGAGAAGAAGCTGGTCAGAAATAATGACGATAGTTCTCCACAGCCGGCGGAAAAAATCGATGAAGAGCTTCTGAAAGTGCACGAAAAGGAGCTTGGTG tcaTGAATGGCAGTGTGGATCTCGCAGCGGCAGATGGTTCGTCTAAACCATCACTGTTATCCGTTGTTTTCTCTGTGACATATATGTTACACCTCTACTGGCTGTTTGTGCACGCTCTGAGATTCGTTACGTTTATTGGACAGATAAATGTGTGGCTGGAGAATATCTTCGACGGAAATGAAGCCAAAG ttggagAAATGCTTGCTATATTCTCATACATGACAATGGGGGCTATTGGTTCTGCGTTGCTGTGTGGTTTTGTATATGATTATCAGCGTAAAAGATACGTCA GAATGTCCTTGAATCAGTATTGCCATATAAGCTGA